The following is a genomic window from Candidatus Hydrogenedentota bacterium.
CTGGTCCACCAGTTTCACGGACACGATGTTCAGGGACCGTTCCAGGGCATGGCGGATGGGCACCGGGCCCATGTAGGCGGCGTCGTAGTTCTTGGGCGACCACACGGTGCCGTTGGGCGTGACGCGGGTGAAGGGCCCGTCCAGGATGACGGTGGAGGGGGTGTACCCCGCCGCAACGGCGGCCGCCCAGACGAAGGGCTTGATGCTGGAACCGGGCTGGCGGCGGGCCTGCGTGGCCGTGTTGAATTTCTCCCGCTCGAAGTCGCGGCCGCCGACCATGGCCCGGACAAAGCCCCTGTACTGCGGGCGGTTGTCTATGCAGACCAGCGCGCCCGCCACGGGCGCAAACTCCTCCGCCTTCCCCTGTTTCTCCAGTTTCTTCCTTTCCTTGTCGTCAAACGCGTCCAGGGCGGTCAGCAGGGCGCGCTCCGCCTCCGACTGGAGACGCATGTCGAGGGTGGTGTAGATTTCCAGCCCCCCCTCGAACACCTCGGACTTCTCGTACTTCTCCAGCACGCTGCGCCGGATCTCCTCCACAAAATAGGGGGCCTTGAACCCGGCGGTCCGCTTCGCCACCACCGCCTCCGCGTCCATGCGGACGGCCGCATCCTCGGCGACCACCTGGGCGCCGAGATCCTCCGCCGCGGCGGCATCGTGCTCTTCCTGCGTGATGACGCCGGTCTCCAGCATCTGGCCCAGCACGATGTTCCGCCGCGCGACGGCGTTCTTGAGGTTGTTGGTGGGGGCGTTGGGGTTGGGCGCCCGGAGGAGTCCGGCGATGGTGGCGCACTGCCCAAGCGTCAGGTCCTGGCAGGACTTTCCGAAGTAGAGCTGCGAGGCCGCCTCGACCCCGTAGGCGCTGCGCCCGAGGAAGGACTGGTTCAGGTAAAGCTCCAGAATCTCGTCCTTGGTGAATTCACGCTCCACCTGGAGCGACACCATGGCCTCGTGGATTTTCCGCCACATGGTGCGCTCGAGGCCGACCCCGAGGGTCTCCACGTTGCGCACCACCTGCATGGTGATCGTGCTGCCGCCCCGCGACCGCCCCTTCTGCAGGGCGTAGAGCACCGCGTTCACGATCGCGTCCGGGCGCACCCCCTTGTGGGAGTAGAATGTGTTGTCCTCCGTGGCGACCACGGCCTTCTGCAGTTTCTGGGGAATCTGGGAGAGGCGGAGCACCTGGCGCTCCTCAATGGAGAACTCGCCGAGCAGCTGGCCGTCGGCGCTGAGGACCTTGCTGCCCTCCTTGGGGCGAAAATCCGCCAGGGCGCGCGCGACGGCGCTCGTGGAGTCGCCCACCATCCACAGGAAGGCGCCGACACCGCCGCCGTAGGCCGCGCCCACCAGGAGCATCGCGCAGAAAAAGACACCCGCGCACCCCCTGCGGCGCACGGGTTCCTCTTGGGAAACCATGGGAGAATCCATGCCTGAAACCCTATCACCTGCCCCCCGGCCATCGCAATAATCCCGCCCCCTTAATCCCCCGCAAACGGCTTTGGTTCCGGACGGAACGGGAACCAGCCCCGAAGGCGGAACCACCGCGCCACGCCCGCCGCGGCGAAGGCGTCCACCGCGTCGGCCAGCCAGTCCGCCGGGTCAAAGGTGCGGGTGGGCACGAAATACTGGTGCAGCTCGTCGGTGGCCCCGTACAGCGTGGCGAAGAGGGCGGCGGTCCAAAACATGCGCCGGGCCGCGTGGCCCCGGCCCGAGCGCGCCATCCCCGTCCACACCAGCAGGGCCAGGAGACCGTAGGCCCCCGCGTGGGCCAACTTGTCCAGGCCAACAAACGAGACCGCCTTCGGAACGGGTATCGGCCCCGACGACAGCCAGAAAATGAACGCGCAGTACGCGGCGGTGGCCAGGATCCAGGAAAGTCTCACAACCTCTTCCTTCTTCGCACGGAAACCCCTTATTGCAGGAGGGTCAGCAGTTCTTCGAGGTCGAAATAGAGAAGCCCCTCCCCCGCCGCGACTCCCGTCACAAAGGGCCGCCCCGTGGGAAGCACCGCGCGCCGCAGGGCCGCCTGCCGGCTGGAGACCACCCCCGCGGGGTTCGTCTCGAAGAGGAGCGTGGTGTCCCCCCCGTTGGAGTAGAGATCCGCGACCAGCAGCACGGCGGCGATGGGCTCAAACTCGCCTTGGTGATACAGGGAGGCGGCGGCGTCCAGCATCAGCCGCGAGTTGACCATCCAAAGCGCCCCCAGGGCCGCATAGAAATCCCCCGGCCCCCGCACGCCGGCGGCGGACAGCCATTGCCGGAAGGGGGAGTCAACGCGCTCCATGTTCGCGCCAAAGAGCTCATTGCAGCCCCGGACCAGTTCCGGGCGCCGGACAAGCTCCTTGGCCTGGATCATCTCGGCGGTCTGGCGCAGGGCCGCGCCGGTGAAAAGGGGCACCGGCGGCA
Proteins encoded in this region:
- a CDS encoding PBP1A family penicillin-binding protein, translated to MVSQEEPVRRRGCAGVFFCAMLLVGAAYGGGVGAFLWMVGDSTSAVARALADFRPKEGSKVLSADGQLLGEFSIEERQVLRLSQIPQKLQKAVVATEDNTFYSHKGVRPDAIVNAVLYALQKGRSRGGSTITMQVVRNVETLGVGLERTMWRKIHEAMVSLQVEREFTKDEILELYLNQSFLGRSAYGVEAASQLYFGKSCQDLTLGQCATIAGLLRAPNPNAPTNNLKNAVARRNIVLGQMLETGVITQEEHDAAAAEDLGAQVVAEDAAVRMDAEAVVAKRTAGFKAPYFVEEIRRSVLEKYEKSEVFEGGLEIYTTLDMRLQSEAERALLTALDAFDDKERKKLEKQGKAEEFAPVAGALVCIDNRPQYRGFVRAMVGGRDFEREKFNTATQARRQPGSSIKPFVWAAAVAAGYTPSTVILDGPFTRVTPNGTVWSPKNYDAAYMGPVPIRHALERSLNIVSVKLVDQIGPPVVRSVLKRCGIPTEVEGLTIALGSPEVRVLEHCAAYSCFPNGGVRHDPVMITDIRDRDGAQRYSHRDYARSEQALDPRVAYVTLHMMRGVCTPGPGATGWRASTLKRPVGGKTGTTNGSRDAWFCGFTKEYTTVVWIGYRDNRPLGRGADYTGGRLACPIWVDFMTEALDGMPVEEFDVPPGIEFFSIDRQSGVAGGNYREAYVAGTAPPQVWQGAQGEPAAQGGDPAVPGEDLGLLEAL
- a CDS encoding VanZ family protein, with translation MRLSWILATAAYCAFIFWLSSGPIPVPKAVSFVGLDKLAHAGAYGLLALLVWTGMARSGRGHAARRMFWTAALFATLYGATDELHQYFVPTRTFDPADWLADAVDAFAAAGVARWFRLRGWFPFRPEPKPFAGD